One Merismopedia glauca CCAP 1448/3 genomic window, CAATTATAGATAGTTAGCAGCCCCAAATAATGACATTAGAAATCTCTCTTGAATCCTCCGAGCCAAATACTATGTGTCTCATCCTTGATGGTAAACTCGATACCATCACCGCACCAGAGTTAGACCAATTCATCAGCCACAACCTAAATCGACAGATTGAAACTCTAGTTCTAGATCTGCAAAAGCTCAGTTTTGTCTCCAGTGCAGGTTTACGAATTTTTGCCAAAACTCGAAAAATCATGAAATCAAGAGATGGCAAAATCTGGTTTGTCAACCTCAGTCCCCAGGTGCAAAAAGTGTTTGATATTGTTAAAGCTGTACCAGTTTCAGAAGTTTTCCAAGATCCCAAGGAACTCGATGCTTATCTAGCAACACTCCAAAACAAAGCTGTTGAGTAGAGTGTTGAAGCTGAGGGGCTGAGGGGCTGAGGGGAATGCT contains:
- a CDS encoding STAS domain-containing protein gives rise to the protein MTLEISLESSEPNTMCLILDGKLDTITAPELDQFISHNLNRQIETLVLDLQKLSFVSSAGLRIFAKTRKIMKSRDGKIWFVNLSPQVQKVFDIVKAVPVSEVFQDPKELDAYLATLQNKAVE